The genomic interval AAAGCAATTGATAGCGGAAAATTAACGGTTTATTTTCCTAAAGGAAGCTATCAAATTAGCAGTACTATTCACCTGCGGGGGAACGTTCAAAGAATAACGGGACTGGGGTCTATTTTTACAGTGAAAGATCCTCTTAGCAGTCAAAATCAGCCTGTGTTCCGATTAGAAGATGGTAAGCAAAATGTGGTGATTTTAGAACGTTTTTGGGGAGATTATGGCGGAAAAGAATTTTATTGGGTAGAACACGCCTCTTCCAGAACTCTAGTGCTGCAAAATATCGCCGTCGGTTCTGGAAAAGCATATCGCAATACAGGTTATGGTCGCCTTTTTATCAAAGATGTTGCCGCTTCAGATTGGGTGTTTAATCATCAACAAGTTTGGGCGCGACAATTGAACCCGGAAAGAGACAGCATCAAGATCGTAAATAACAACAGTAGCTTATGGATTTTGGGTATGAAAACTGAAGATCCTGGTATTGCTATTCAAACTATTGGTGGAGGAAAAACAGAAGTTCTAGGCGGTTTGCTTTATCCTGGTTCTGGAATAATACCAGATGACCAGCCAGCCTTCATTAATGATGAGTCACAACTCTCGATTGTAATTGGGGAATCCCACTATGGAGGCGGTCGTTATAAAACTTTTGTCAAAGAAACTAGAAATGGAGAAACAAAAACATTGCTGAGCGATATTCTTCCCGGTCGCGGTAGTGCGAAAATGATTCCATTATATGTGGGATATCAGGATTCTCCACCAACTAATCCCGGAAGGGTTAACGAACCTGGATTTGTAGCAAGTCTTTTTCTATTTGGTTTGGGGTTTTTAATCCGAAAAAGGAAAGCATAAAGGTCGATCGCTTTAAGCTGGAGCAGTTGTGCTAAGGTAAATTCAGCATCGGCAATTCAGCATTAGCGAAAAAAAGTATTCTCAATTACGAGTTTACAGACTAATAAAAAATAGCTTTTTTTTGGATTTTAAGTTGAGAGCAAAATGAAGTTTAATTAACAAATATAATTATGACAAACATTTTATGAAACAAACTCGTGTTGCATGGCTTCTGACTTCAGCATTTTATTACTGGCATCCCATGCTTAGTAACTTTGCCAAACTATTTCCGGAAATGACAGCTTTTGCTGCCAACTGGCGAGGTTATGCGCCGGGATTTGAAGACTCGTTTAAAGTAGAAGTGGTGGGAGAAAGAAAAATCATACCCATTATTAAATCATTGACCGATTATGGGTACAACTTCACATTTCTTCCTTTAAATATTGTTAATAGATTACTCCATTTCAAGCCCCTGGTTATTTTCTCCAATTCCTTCGGGATGTGGACAATGCTGGCATTGTTGTTTAAACCTTTGGGTCAATGGCGAGTCGTAATTGCCTACGAAGGTAGTTCTCCTAGTATCGATTATCGTAACTCAGCCTTGCGTTTAGCGATCAGACGGACAATGGTCAAAGCAGCAGATGCTTGTATTAGTAACAGTCACGCAGGGAAAGCTTATCTCACCCAAGTTCTCAATGCCGAAGAGTCGCGGGTTTTTGTCCAACCCTATGAAGTTCCCTCTGCTGAGTCTTTATCAGCACAAATTAGCGAAGTACCTTCTCATCTTGCTCAAATAAAACATCCAGTTTTTTTATTTGTGGGGGGAATCATACCCAGGAAAGGACTCCAGTTTCTCTTAGAAGCTTGTGCAATTCTCCAACAGCAAGGATATAATAATTACACTTTGGTGATTGTCGGGGATGGAACGCAACGGGAGGAGTTGCAAAGTTTTTGTGAGGAGAAAAATTTAGGCGATCGCGTACAGTGGATTGGACGAGTGGATTATAGTAAATTGGGTAATTATTTTACTCAATCTGACGTATTTGTTTTTCCCACATTAGAAGATACTTGGGGTATGGTATTACTGGAAGCAATGGTTCTGGGGAAAGCCATCCTTTGTTCTCAATGGGCAGGTGCTTCGGAATTGGTAATTGAGGGAGAAAACGGTCATTGTTTCGATCCTAAAAAACCAGAAAAACTAGTAGAATTGATGCGTCGTTCGATCGACAACCCCGATTTAGTTTTGGCAATGGGTAACAAGTCAAAGGAGTTGATGACTCAATATACTCCAGAAGCAGCAGCCCGGTTTTTGGAAAGAGTAACAGCTTTTGTTTTAAACAACTAGCTTAACTCAAATTTTTAACAAAAGATACTTTTTATCTAGTAATTGACGAAAAAAAATCATATTTATTGGGGAAACATAAATGTCTAATAGGCAACGATTAATTTGGTTTTTAAAACATCCCAAGTTATATCCAGAAGCTATTCGGAGAGCCAATAGAAAAATCAAATCTATATTATTTAACGAGCCAGCAACTTACACGGCAAAAGCAAGGGCTAAAGCGCAAGCGGAGGCAACCGAATGGTGCGAAAAATACGCGATCGATACTCAAACGGCTATTTTAAAAATTACAGGGTTGGCAGAATTTAAATCTTTTTACAGCCAATTTCAAAAGCAAATAAAATTAGCCGAAGAGATTGTCGAAAAATGCCCGGTAAAAATGGGTGGTGCTGGGAACTTGGAATTAATTTATCAAATATCAGAATACCTGCAAGCCAAACAAGTTATTGAAACTGGTGTTTCTTATGGTTGGTCTTCGCTAGCATTGTTAATGTCATTAAAAAATCGTCAAAATTCGCTACTAGTTAGCACCGATCTTCCCTATTTATTTGAAAATAGTGAAAAATACGTAGGATGCGTTATACCTCAAGAACTAAAACATTTTTGGAAGCTTTTACCCTATGCTGATAAAGAAGCTCTTCCTGAAGCTCTGAGCTTGTTACCTACTATTGATATAGCTCATTATGATAGCGATAAATTTTATGAGGGTAGGCTGTGGGCTTATCCCCAACTATGGGAAGCTCTGCGCCCGGGAGGAATTTTTATATCAGATGATGTTCATGATGATTTTGCATTCCGTGATTTTTGTAATTCCATCAATCAAGAACCTTTAATTGTGAAAACTCCGCTCGAATCAGGTGCTAAGTATGTAGGATTGTTGACCAAACCCAAAAATTAAATTTGTCAATTCTATTTAGCAACAGGATGCAATGTGAAGCGTTTAAAAGTTTTAGTGTCTGCTTATGCCTGTAGACCGGGTGAAGGTTCCGAACCTGGAGTAGCTTGGAACGTAGTTCAACAGTTGGTCAAATATTACGATGTTTGGGTGCTGACGCGAGAAAATAATCGTTCGGCAATTGAAGGTGAATTGAACAAAAACCCGCAACCTGGACTGGCATTTATTTATTGCGAGCCGTCTCGCTTGATTCAAAAATTGAACTATCAACAACGGTTAGTTTATTTGCATTACTATCTATGGCAAATTCAAGCTTACTTAGTGGCTCGCAAGTTACATAAAGAAATTGGTTTCGATTTGGTACATCACGTCACTTACGTTAGGTATTCTTCCCCTAGCTTTCTGGCACTGCTTCCCGTACCTTTTATCTGGGGGCCAGTGGGCGGCGGCGAGTCAGCCCCGCAAGCTTTCTGGCAAGAGTTGAATTTCCAGGGAAAAACTTATGAATTCTTGAGAGATTTAGCTCGTGGTTTGGGAGAAATTGACCCGTTTGTGCTAATAACGGCTAGACGAAGTGTATTAGCTAGAGCTACTACCGAAGATACGGCTAAACGATTACGCAAGTTAGGGGCGAAGAATGTAGAGGTTTTGTCTCAGTTAGGTTTATCGGAGGAAGAAATCGCTCAACTTGCCCAATATGGGCGCTCCGAACCGAGTGCAGTCCGATTTATCAGTATCGGGAGATTATTGCACTGGAAAGGATTTCACTTGGGGTTGCGTGCTTTTGCTCGTGCAAATTTGCCTGCTGATGCAGAGTATTGGATCGTGGGTGATGGTCCAGAACGGGAGCCACTTCAAGAACTGGCAGAGGAGTTAGGAATTAGCCAGCAAGTCAAGTTTTGGGACAAGCTTTCGAGAGAAGAAACGCTGCATAAACTAGGAGATTGTCTGGCGTTAATTCATCCCAGTTTGCATGAATCAGGTGGATTAGTTTGCTTGGAAGCGATGGCAGCAGGTCGCCCGGTGATTTGCTTAAATTTAGGAGGGCCGGCCATCCAAGTCAGCGAACAGACAGGTATTAAGATCCCGGCTCAAACACCCGAGCAGGTAGTCAAGGATTTAGCTGCAGCGATCGCTCATCTAGCCAGTGAACCAAAACTCAGGCGCAGCCTTGGTCAAGCTGCCCAACAGAGGATCGAGGAGGTATACAGTTGGGGCAAGAAAGGTCAGGATTTAGCAAAACTGTACGAAAAAATTGGTGCTTGTTAATATCTTTATTTACCCATAAGTGTTTTGCGATGGATTAAGTTTTGGCCTGACCAATTTAAGAGAAGCTAAATTTATTGGCTTTTATAGGAATTCTAAAATGCTCTGCGATCGCCATAATTTTATTCCGATTTTTTTACTGTTACGTAATATTAAATTGTCCTAATAATTTACATTTGAAGAATATTTAATAATTAAATAAGATTGCTATATCTTGTCTTAGATTATTAGATTTGGTACTTTATTAGATATCACTAAATATCTTTCAATACTACTTGTGTCAACCCATTTCAATAAATAAGGACTACCATGCTTAAAACAGTTGTTGATAAAAGTAAAATAGTTATGTCTGAGCTTAAGTATAAAGTAAGACTAGCGCAAAACAATGGTAATTTACCGAACCTCAACCCAGAAGATGCTCAAATTGTCGATGCACTGAACACGGAAGGAGTATGTATTACTTCTCTGGAAAATTTAGGACTTCCTTCAACTCCGGATCTCCTCAAGGCAGTAGACGGTTTATTACCAGAAATAAAAGCATCATTTGCGGCTGATTCTCCAGGTTTTACTAATACTCGTAACACTTATATCGTGCGGGCTAGTTATGATAAAATAGCAGCGGAATATCCAGATATATTTTTGTGGGGTCTTCAAGAACGCCTGCTAAATATTGCAGAAAATTACATTGGTCTTCCAGTAGCTTTTTTGGGGGTAGATCTCAAGAAGGATATCGCTTATGAAGCAGGCAGAAATGTCGGTTCAAAACGATGGCATAGAGATGGGGAAGACTGTCGTGAATTTAAAATAATGGTTTACTTGAGCGATGTATTTCAAGACACTATTTCATTCGACTACATTCCCAGATATTTAACTCCATCTTTCTGGGAAATTTTACACAAATCAATCTTTTCATTCAAAACGATTTACAAGTCTATCTATTCAGACGAACAGATGGAAAAGTTTGTACCTCCGTCTGAGTGGAAGAGTTGTTATGGCCCAGCAGGAACAGTAATTTTTGCTGGTACTGATGGCATTTTTCATCGGGGTCAACTACCGGAAGGAGCGGCAAAAGATAGATTATCCTTGCAGTATACTTATACTTCTAGACAACCAGAAAATCCCGTTTTTTGTAAGAGACATTTCTCTAAAAAGGGATTGCTTATGCTTGAAAACAAGCTTTCATTGCGCCAAAAAGAGTGCGTATTTTGGTACGATCCAAACGAAGAATAGATATTACAAAAGAGCAGAAATTTTTGGACAAATCTTGATTTAGGCTTTCATTATCTCTGATGTTTCTGGCTTAACTATCACGCCAATTATCTACATTAGCAAATTACCGTGTCTGCCCTATGATTAGCGTTATCATGGCTGCGTATAATTCGTCTAGCTATATAGGGCTAGCGATCGAGAGTATTCTCAATCAAACATTTCATGAATTTGAATTGCTAATTGTAGATGACTGTTCCACAGATAACACTTTAGAAATTGCTAACTTTTACGCCGAGCGAGACAGCCGTATTCAGGTAATTAAGAGTGAATGTAATAGTGGAGCCAGTGCTGCCAGAAATATGGCGGTTCAGGCAGCAAAGTATCCCTGGCTCGCTATTATGGATTCAGATGATATTGCCAAACCGGAAAGGTTGGAAAAACAAATTAATGCGGTCAAAGATAATCCTCAGGTAGTAGCTTGGGGAACTTACGCCCAGCATATCAGTCCGACAGGAAGAGTCTTGAGTTTGGTTCAGCAAGGAGTGAAAACCGAAGCAGAATTTGCTGAGTTGCGTCGAGATGGACACGTTCCTTTTGTCATTCATCCTAGTGCTTTGATTAATAAAGATATCCTCCTCAAAGCAGGTGGATACATCACCCAAATAGAAACATATTCTCTGGCTCCGGC from Leptolyngbyaceae cyanobacterium carries:
- a CDS encoding glycosyltransferase family 4 protein, coding for MKQTRVAWLLTSAFYYWHPMLSNFAKLFPEMTAFAANWRGYAPGFEDSFKVEVVGERKIIPIIKSLTDYGYNFTFLPLNIVNRLLHFKPLVIFSNSFGMWTMLALLFKPLGQWRVVIAYEGSSPSIDYRNSALRLAIRRTMVKAADACISNSHAGKAYLTQVLNAEESRVFVQPYEVPSAESLSAQISEVPSHLAQIKHPVFLFVGGIIPRKGLQFLLEACAILQQQGYNNYTLVIVGDGTQREELQSFCEEKNLGDRVQWIGRVDYSKLGNYFTQSDVFVFPTLEDTWGMVLLEAMVLGKAILCSQWAGASELVIEGENGHCFDPKKPEKLVELMRRSIDNPDLVLAMGNKSKELMTQYTPEAAARFLERVTAFVLNN
- a CDS encoding class I SAM-dependent methyltransferase; the protein is MSNRQRLIWFLKHPKLYPEAIRRANRKIKSILFNEPATYTAKARAKAQAEATEWCEKYAIDTQTAILKITGLAEFKSFYSQFQKQIKLAEEIVEKCPVKMGGAGNLELIYQISEYLQAKQVIETGVSYGWSSLALLMSLKNRQNSLLVSTDLPYLFENSEKYVGCVIPQELKHFWKLLPYADKEALPEALSLLPTIDIAHYDSDKFYEGRLWAYPQLWEALRPGGIFISDDVHDDFAFRDFCNSINQEPLIVKTPLESGAKYVGLLTKPKN
- a CDS encoding glycosyltransferase, encoding MKRLKVLVSAYACRPGEGSEPGVAWNVVQQLVKYYDVWVLTRENNRSAIEGELNKNPQPGLAFIYCEPSRLIQKLNYQQRLVYLHYYLWQIQAYLVARKLHKEIGFDLVHHVTYVRYSSPSFLALLPVPFIWGPVGGGESAPQAFWQELNFQGKTYEFLRDLARGLGEIDPFVLITARRSVLARATTEDTAKRLRKLGAKNVEVLSQLGLSEEEIAQLAQYGRSEPSAVRFISIGRLLHWKGFHLGLRAFARANLPADAEYWIVGDGPEREPLQELAEELGISQQVKFWDKLSREETLHKLGDCLALIHPSLHESGGLVCLEAMAAGRPVICLNLGGPAIQVSEQTGIKIPAQTPEQVVKDLAAAIAHLASEPKLRRSLGQAAQQRIEEVYSWGKKGQDLAKLYEKIGAC
- a CDS encoding glycosyltransferase family 2 protein, which gives rise to MISVIMAAYNSSSYIGLAIESILNQTFHEFELLIVDDCSTDNTLEIANFYAERDSRIQVIKSECNSGASAARNMAVQAAKYPWLAIMDSDDIAKPERLEKQINAVKDNPQVVAWGTYAQHISPTGRVLSLVQQGVKTEAEFAELRRDGHVPFVIHPSALINKDILLKAGGYITQIETYSLAPAEDFELCDRIANYGPILVIPEPLLLYRVHSKSQSMEKFFWQKKVARYVVARHRARLAGQEEPQLSQFLKEYDSQPMMSGLARHIRTMGQFWYRKAGLLFAEQDYMQAGLYLGMAIVANPSYSIPRIWDQKLSPKARNSIEKLTNRGAH